Below is a window of Malania oleifera isolate guangnan ecotype guangnan chromosome 1, ASM2987363v1, whole genome shotgun sequence DNA.
ATCAAAATTCAATAAGCAGCTTGTAGCATTACTCATTCTGCATGACTCTTTGCAACTCCAATGCCAAATAATAAGAACAAAGCATAGCAATAGACTTACAACTATGGAACCATTATTTCACATGCTCAGTAATGTCAATCAAGAAGATTAATTCCATATATCCAAATAGATTTCCAAAGCCACATTCGAAATTGCACAAAGCAGAAATCCTAACTGAAAAGCTACAATGATTCAAAGCCATAATCAACATGCATTGCAGATAACAGGAGTAATATCATCTCCCACTAAGAAATGCAACAAGAGAGCCATCACCCTACTGAAAGTGCAAGGCAAGCCCTGACAACACCTACTCATAAGCTTGCAGAAGTGAAAATTCCAAAAAAGCACTTTAACTTCACCCAACGCAGTTTTGAGTTGAGATTTGAGACATAGTCGCACTAAGAGAAGGAAATATCAATAAAGCTTTGAGCCCATTGCCATTGGATAAATTTAACAGGAATGTACCTATATTCATGACATATACTAACAGAGACCATGGCTTAACCATGTCGTTGCTTTCATAAAAAATGAGACATCAAGTTGGGTATATTTTTTCTGTATACCTGAAGGATAAAAGTTGATAATCTGAACtccaatttattttttcttctcatctTCCTACAGTTTCAGTGCAATCAAACAAACAAGCAACGTACtggaaattttaattaaactaagaGTTCACCATCAGAAATGTCAGAGCGACGCATTCAAGTATCAAAATCCAAGATTTATATCAAAAAACCAAGATTTAAGATTCAATACACACAATCCACGATAACATAACATCAACAGATGCTAAAAGAGTATGTTCCTCCAGCCTTGTCGAACCTCGAGACCACAAAACAAACTAAATACtgttaaaataaaacaaatagcATCTAGCGTAAAACCTGAATCGATGGAATCACGACAAATCATCAATCGACGCTCTGCATAATATCCTCGGCGGTGAACTTAGCTCCCTTGTCCTTGTCAGCAGTGGCACGACCTTTTGCCTTGCGATCGAGGAGGGACTTGCGGTCCTTGTCGAGGCGGAGCTTGGTGATGACGACTTTGGAAGGGTTGATTCCGACGTTGACAGTGGAGCCGTTCACCTTTTCTCTGGTGATGCGCTCGATGTGGATTACCCACTTGCGGCGATACACCTGCACGACCTTGCCCTCCCGGCCCTTGTAGGTCCCTCGAACTACCTGGACCTCGTCGTCCTTGCGGACCGGCATCGACCGGACGTTGTATTTGCTGCGCAGGTCAGTCGAGAGGGGTGCGCTCATTAGGACTCGCCGCAAGCTCGACGGCGCCGTGAAGTGCGCCTTCCGGTTCTTCCGGCGGGACGACGTTACTCGGGGGTTATACTTCATTTCTGCGGCACCACACACaatctctctccctccctctcagTCGAATCTCAGAGAAGAAgcgttagggttagggtttcttcTTATAGCTACTGCGATGGCAATACTCAAAGTGGGTTGGGCCTGGTTTTAACAATACTGGGCCACATCCTTACTGGGTCATTTTCGGCCCATTTTTTGGGCCCTGGTTCCTAAATTTTTTGGCTCTCTTGTTAAAtataaatacttaaaaaaatttatgagcCTATTGTACTTATTGTCGAGCTAAATTTtgattgacaaaaaaaaaaaaaaaaaacaaaaacaaaaacaaaataataggTTAATGATTTGGTTAATAGACTTTATTTTAAGTGGCTAAATTTTGGTTGACAATAAAATTCTTGCACTAAATTTCAATCAATTcgatttttataaatatttaattcAATTTTGGGATCTATTAGCTATAAGCATGTGCATTGCATGTggaataaatttatatgtaaaaaataattatagtatatataatctaaatttaataatttttttaaaaattttggataAGAAAAATCATATTCTTTACAAGCTATCTAATTAATATTATTGTAAGAACAATAAGGTGCAAAACTcaattatattataaattataaaataaagtTCTAAACTGATATTGTTTATCATCATCAGGTGAAGTTCGTAAAATTTTTTATATCAGGGGAGTAACATATATTTTTGTCAAAAATTTACGGAAAGTCTATAGGATTTTCACAAGTGGAAAAgcaaaaaatgagagaaaaagctcatcatttcattataaaaatcaagagatAAAATAGTcatttaatacataataaaaaaaatgtagagTGGTAGAGTCATTTTTTGGAGTACCAAAAATGTCTCTcataaaaaagattaaaaaaaaaaacttctctgGTATTAGTTATTATTGTTGAAGATTTTAGAAGTTTTGACTTTCCAAGTTAGTATACTTTCGTATATAGATTGATTGTAAATATGTTTTCTAGATTAGAGATATGCTCTACTGGCTAAGAGATTTGTAATCCTAAATTTTAGCATTCCAATTATGTATAGTGGTTATTTATGCCCACAATATTGTAAATCAAGGCACAATGAATTATACCAAGTTTTGACTTGATATTAGAGCCTCCTGAAAACCTCCATCAAAACATAAGCCTCCCATACTATTCTGAACAATCATCGCAGCAAACAACTACCACCATATGGCTCCCAAATCCTTTACTCTCAAACCATCAACCCCAATAATCCATATCCAATCCGAAAATTATGGCTTCCATGCCGGAGTTGTCATCACCGAAGTTAACTATGATGTATGGTCCCAAATATTAGAGATGCAAATCACAGGATGTGAGAAGCTCGAATATATTATGGGTAAAATTGATTCATCGAAGGAAATTGATCCTACTGATACAAAGTGGTATGCAAAGAATCAAAAGGTCAAGGGATAGTTGCTAACCTCCATGTCGCTAGAGATAATGAAGCGTTATTTGCGACTGTGTACCACAAAGGGAATCTGGAGTGCTCTTGCCAAAACATTCTATGATGGATTGGATGAGACATAACTTTTTGTACTAAATCAACGTGCCTTCACCACCAAACAAGCTGGTCGACCTCTATCAACTTATTACGGTGAGCTTGTCAAAAATTTCCAAGAATTAGATTATCGTGATAAAGTTATCATGAAGGATCTCGATGATACTATCACCTATAAGAAATTTGTTGCACGGTTGAGAGTGCACATCTTTCTTAGTGGTTTGGATGCAAAATTCGAACATATTAGAGGTGAGGTTCTTCGGAAGAACCCCtctgaaagttgaggtgtagtcccaagagagaggtgaattgggttataatttttttttttaattattttcaagaattcttaacccttttgttaatttaacaatcacacagcataaacttatttacttattcaatccgCAAACCAAAACCcaatacaagtaatcaaaactcaatcaaccaaaaaccaatcaacaactttaaaGTAAACAATCAAAGATACCAAACCAGGATATATTATGCAATTTTTGGCAATTTCAGCTTTTGCaataattcaagatatttgcttgtttgtagCCTTGTGAATATGTGTaagccctatattgatggatttaatttctcaatatgatgcacacTATGAATCCAACACTCCTCCCAAGAACTtggaccttaaataaacttttagttaattagtcttgggtgttaaccaatcaacgtactcccttatggtttacgcaatttgtattgatcaaccaacctACTTCCTTTCAATTTctacaaatcccaaaatcaaaattaatctttagtttatttaatatctaatccacgcaatgtatatgatcaaaaataaATTCAATCACGTAGTTAATagatgctgaaaagtaaagaaagtaaggaaggagagtgacaccacgttttttacgaggttcgacttgtctccagcctatgtcctcgcctttggtcaataccaccaaaggattccactatatcgttccttttcgggtggaacaaacaattacaagtgataccccacgctcaaacactccttcaatagcCTAGAGCAATGcctttccaagtgataccccactcTCGGCCACTCCTTCAATAGACTAGAGCATTGCCTCTCCAAGCAATGCCTTACgctcggtccaacgatccaacaacctggaatcgtcaatcaCTACAAGAAAGCAAGAGACAATCTCTGTGTACAATagcactctcacatagagcaggttagtacaatttcaaacacttgatacttcaatatttaaatatcaaattgaaataagattgaagctctagtaagaattcaccaagttctttcttgatgagaattagcaactcaaaaCTTAAAGGTAGGATGATCAGCACTTCAGATTTTTTCTGCAATTTAGTTGTGCAAAGTGTTGAGCAAGAGAAAGCTTTGAAATAGTAAGTGTGCTTTCAACTTATGaacatatttttttctttcttggttgttttatattaatttgatttgcaaaaccatgtatttatagacttagaaaagtaattttgtgttgcctaagtttacttggagtatcccccaagttttcataaattttggggcacaagaaacctttatttgaaatttaagacatttaaaatttctaaccgttaacagtgttcagacgactgaaatATCTGGTTCactcttctgatgttccttaacacgctaaaaaatttgaactagacacagggtcagacgaccgaactGAGGGTTCATTCTTCTGAAGTCCCAAATCAGACGACTGaattgagggttcagtcttctgaaggtGTACTGTCTCTTCTAAAATCTTCAATAgaatgaactaattcttcagtcttctaaagaacTTCTTCAGTAGAATGAAcaaaatcttcagtcttctgaagtacatCTTCAGACTTTTGAGGATTACCTCCAAATTGCGAGGTGGATTTTGTTATAGAGTTGGTACTAGGTACGGtgccaatatcgaaagctccatatcgtatggctttagcagaattgagagagttgaaggagcagctacaggaGTTGCTAGAGAAGGGGAGTATATTCAACCGAGTGTTTTACCCTAGGGAGCATcggtgctatttgtaaagaagaatgatgggtcgatgaggaagtgcatcgactacagagagcttaacaaggtgacggtaaagaacaaatacccgctacccaggattgatgatctatttgaccaactaCAGGACAcagattttctctaagatcgatctacgatctgggtatcatcagttgaaggtgaaagtGGAGGACATTCCGAAGACAACATTttgaacccggtatggccattacaaatttatggttatgccttttgattTGACGAATGCACTTAcgacatttatggatctgatgaacagggtctttcatgaaTACTTAGACCGATTCATcgtggtatttatagatgacatcctagtatattctaggagtgctgcaaaACATGAGGTTCATCTGAGATTGGTACTGCAAATGCTCATGGAaaagaggttatatgctaaactgaagaaatgcgagttctgatTGGAACAGAttgcgtttctagggcatgtagtgtccaaagaaggggaATCAAgggatccgagtaaaatagaagcggtAGTGGATTAGGCAAGACtgaagaatgtttaggaggtcagaagttttctgagtcttgcaggttactactgACGGTTCGTAGAAGGATTCTCCAGTTTAGCAGATCCATTGACGctactcacgaggaagaacgtgaagcatgattggacggatgagtgcgaactgagtttccaggagctgaaacagtGGTTGGTTTTTACTCCAGTTCTAACCATTCAtatggggatggtggatttgttatcttcaGTAACGCCTCTAAGAAAGGTCTcaggtgtgttctaatgcagcatggaagagtgattacttatgcttctcatcaaattaaagagtacgagaagaactacccgacacatgatatggaactagtagcggtagtgtttgcattgaaaatctggaggcactacctgtatggtgaaaggtgcgaaaTTTTTACCAATCGTAAAAGTCTTAAGTATATTTTCACCcaaaaagagctaaatatgaggtagcgtagatgacttgagttgataaaggattacgactgcaccattagctatcacttaggaaaaatgtggtagctgatgctctaagtcTGAAGTCAGTTGATGCGTCGGTCTCACCAGTGGGAGTTCAACATCATatctgtgacaacccgaataataatgggatttaaataataaagaggaagggaaatggaaatagtaacagaaggaggaagtcaacttcgtcgatgaatgctactttggaaggaataaccgaggggaaacatcagggcttcgtcgatgaatacaaggattcatcgacgagggttttagaaaattcatcaatgaatacaggggatttgtcgacgagggttttagaaaattcgtcgacgaatacaggggaatcgtcgatgaagagataccaagagAGATCTGaaccgactgaatttcgttgacgaggactgaatttcgttgacgaaattattgaaggactcgtcgacgaatgacatggctcatcgacgaatccagttctataaatataaaaaaatccagattttaactTCCCCATTAAGCTAACTCACTCCTCTCTATCTCCCCTTCggccctttctctctctctttcattgatt
It encodes the following:
- the LOC131150751 gene encoding large ribosomal subunit protein uL24z, which encodes MKYNPRVTSSRRKNRKAHFTAPSSLRRVLMSAPLSTDLRSKYNVRSMPVRKDDEVQVVRGTYKGREGKVVQVYRRKWVIHIERITREKVNGSTVNVGINPSKVVITKLRLDKDRKSLLDRKAKGRATADKDKGAKFTAEDIMQSVD